One window of the Saccopteryx bilineata isolate mSacBil1 chromosome 2, mSacBil1_pri_phased_curated, whole genome shotgun sequence genome contains the following:
- the RXFP4 gene encoding LOW QUALITY PROTEIN: relaxin-3 receptor 2 (The sequence of the model RefSeq protein was modified relative to this genomic sequence to represent the inferred CDS: inserted 3 bases in 2 codons), translating into MEVRPSTFFIVALSAAGYSVVAMAARTGIPXSLSWPPLPLLAVWVAAALLTLPTVVFGAKVEVWGMHLCMLCFPRRYWLQACQLLAFMVPLGIITINYLLLLAFLQRQDSRVTACSICILVAXFFSCWFPNHIVTLWGVLVKSDLVLWDSTFYTTHTYVCPITTHLAHSNSCLNPVLYCLLWRGGGGGALVGLSRQLQGFSHSSTNQARPCLASEIR; encoded by the exons ATGGAG gtcaggcccagcactttcttcattgtggcactgaGTGCTGCTGGATACTCGGTGGTGGCCATGGCTGCAAGAACAggcatcc cctccctctcttggcCCCCATTACCACTCTTGGCAGTGTGGGTGGCAGCTGCCCTGTTGACCCTGCCCACAGTAGTCTTTGGGGCGAAGGTGGAGGTATGGGGCATGCACCTATGCATGCTGTGCTTTCCCCGCAGGTATTGGCTGCAGGCCTGTCAGCTGCTGGCCTTCATGGTGCCCCTGGGCATCATCACCATCAACTACCTGCTGTTGCTGGCCTTCCTGCAGCGGCAGGATAGCAGGGTCACGGCCTGTTCCATCTGCATCCTGGTGGC TTTCTTCTCCTGCTGGTTCCCCAACCACATAGTCACTCTCTGGGGTGTCCTGGTCAAGTCTGACCTGGTGCTCTGGGACAGCACTTTCTATACCACCCATACCTATGTCTGCCCTATCACTACCCACCTGGCACACAGCAACAGCTGCCTCAACCCTGTGTTGTACTGTCtcctgtggcggggggggggggggggagctctggTAGGCCTCAGCAGACAGCTTCAGGGATTTTCCCattcaagtactaaccaggcccgaccctgcttagcttccgagatcagatga